In a genomic window of Gossypium arboreum isolate Shixiya-1 chromosome 9, ASM2569848v2, whole genome shotgun sequence:
- the LOC108478866 gene encoding actin-depolymerizing factor 7 — protein MANAASGMAVDDECKLKFLELKAKRNYRFIVFKIQEQQVVVEKVGSPQETYEDFTAALPADECRYAVFDFDFTTDENCQKSKIFFIAWSPDTSRVRSKMVYASSKDRFKRELDGIQVELQATDPSEMSFDIIKARAI, from the exons ATG GCGAACGCGGCATCTGGAATGGCTGTTGATGATGAATGTAAGCTGAAATTCTTGGAGCTAAAAGCGAAGAGAAACTATAGGTTCATTGTTTTCAAGATTCAAGAGCAGCAGGTGGTGGTTGAGAAAGTTGGAAGCCCTCAAGAAACCTATGAAGATTTCACTGCGGCTCTACCTGCCGATGAATGTCGCTATGCCGTCTTTGATTTCGATTTCACCACTGATGAGAACTGTCAGAAAAGCAAAATTTTCTTCATTGCATG GTCACCAGATACATCAAGAGTGAGAAGTAAGATGGTGTATGCAAGCTCAAAAGATAGATTCAAGAGAGAATTGGATGGCATTCAAGTTGAGTTGCAGGCAACAGACCCTAGTGAAATGAGCTTTGACATTATAAAAGCCCGGGCAATCTGA
- the LOC108477988 gene encoding receptor-like protein EIX1, with translation MKQLRYLNISNSRFNDQGPPWALTVHDVQWISNLSSLQHLGMAGICLGETPSLFQVLNRFPSFLSLHLSQCGLNNSHLSWHPINSSFHGVRHLDLGQNDFPGTVPSMIQNMTSLRFLDLSFNLFITSSIHNSFGNFKNLLHLNIVANAFSGIEKGLLLMFGNICYLRSLDISYNQLPGEQIGKYRNLSGCFGHDLEALNLDYARISGYVPNWLGILGNLKHVHLSHNQLNGTVPESLGQLSNLETLDLSYDSLEAAICEVHFASQSKLKTLSIGSTGLTIKIKSDWIPPFQLEYIEMESCKFGTQIPQWLQTQSKATTLLLSNASIWGTLPKWMKDMNLNELDLSHNQIKGTLPRFPSNLKLIDLSGNSISGVLPERMGDMLPHLSSLILLNNLIKGSIPNSLCHIKTMVVVELSNNNLAGNIPDCWRHHQDIEVVDQSSNNLSGVAPTPWGISVG, from the coding sequence ATGAAACAGCTGAGATACCTTAACATCTCCAATTCTCGATTCAATGATCAAGGACCACCATGGGCCTTGACGGTCCACGATGTGCAATGGATTTCTAACCTTTCGTCTTTGCAGCACCTTGGCATGGCAGGAATATGCCTCGGTGAGACACCAAGCTTGTTTCAGGTACTCAACAGGTTTCCTTCCTTCTTGTCCTTGCATTTGTCACAATGTGGGCTAAATAATTCTCATTTGTCTTGGCATCCCATAAATTCTTCATTTCATGGCGTTCGGCATCTAGATCTTGGACAAAACGATTTTCCAGGCACAGTTCCTAGTATGATTCAAAACATGACATCTCTAAGATTCCTTGATCTTAGTTTCAACCTTTTTATTACATCTTCAATCCACAACAGCTTTGGCAATTTTAAGAACCTTTTGCATCTCAATATTGTAGCTAATGCATTCAGTGGCATTGAGAAAGGGTTGTTATTGATGTTCGGAAATATATGTTACTTGAGATCATTAGATATATCATACAACCAATTACCAGGCGAGCAAATTGGAAAGTACCGAAATTTATCTGGATGTTTTGGGCATGATTTAGAGGCTTTAAATTTAGACTATGCTCGGATTAGTGGTTATGTACCTAATTGGCTGGGGATACTTGGAAACCTCAAACACGTTCATCTTTCTCACAATCAGTTGAATGGAACCGTTCCGGAAAGTCTCGGGCAACTTTCGAACCTTGAGACTTTAGATCTTTCATACGATTCATTGGAAGCTGCCATTTGCGAAGTCCACTTCGCTTCACAATCGAAGTTGAAAACGTTGTCTATTGGCTCCACTGGTTTAACTATCAAGATTAAATCCGACTGGATACCTCCTTTTCAATTGGAATACATTGAAATGGAGTCTTGCAAATTTGGAACACAAATTCCTCAATGGCTTCAAACGCAATCGAAAGCAACTACACTGCTTCTTTCGAATGCTAGTATCTGGGGTACCTTGCCGAAATGGATGAAGGACATGAACCTCAATGAACTGGACCTCTCCCACAACCAGATCAAGGGGACCCTTCCAAGATTTCCATCCAACTTGAAGTTGATAGATCTCTCCGGTAACTCGATCTCCGGTGTCCTTCCGGAAAGGATGGGTGATATGCTGCCTCATTTGAGCTCTCTGATTCTTTTAAACAATCTTATCAAGGGTTCAATTCCAAACTCGTTGTGCCATATTAAAACTATGGTAGTTGTTGAACTCTCGAATAATAACTTGGCTGGGAATATTCCTGATTGTTGGAGACACCATCAAGATATAGAAGTTGTAGACCAATCATCTAACAATCTCTCAGGTGTTGCTCCCACGCCATGGGGCATCTCTGTTGGCTAA
- the LOC108477989 gene encoding late embryogenesis abundant protein At1g64065-like has translation MARQSYEQRKTGTESAAEASKELKRKKRMKLVVYVAAFAIFQTIVILIFSLTVMRIRNPKFTLTSVTVEDLTAAPSPVSFNMKLSAQVVVKNSNFGHFKFDNTTIWFDYGGVGVGEAFVAKGRSKARSTKKMNVTVELNSNNIPNNSSLESEIKAGFLALTGHSKLSGKVQLMKLIKKKKSAEMNCAMLVNLVTRAVQDINCQ, from the coding sequence ATGGCGAGGCAAAGTTACGAACAGAGAAAGACAGGAACGGAGTCAGCTGCAGAGGCATCCAAGGAGCTGAAGCGAAAGAAACGCATGAAATTGGTGGTATACGTAGCAGCTTTCGCCATTTTCCAGACTATTGTCATCTTGATTTTTTCACTTACAGTGATGCGTATCAGAAACCCCAAGTTCACTCTCACCTCTGTCACCGTCGAGGATCTCACGGCAGCCCCTAGCCCTGTTTCCTTCAACATGAAACTCAGCGCCCAAGTTGTCGTCAAGAACTCAAACTTCGGCCACTTCAAATTCGACAACACCACCATTTGGTTCGATTACGGGGGAGTTGGAGTTGGGGAGGCATTTGTTGCAAAAGGAAGAAGCAAGGCAAGATCCACGAAGAAGATGAATGTGACCGTGGAGTTGAACTCAAACAATATACCCAATAATTCAAGCTTGGAAAGTGAGATTAAAGCAGGGTTTCTGGCACTGACAGGCCATTCCAAATTGAGTGGGAAAGTGCAGTTGATGAAATTGATCAAGAAAAAGAAATCTGCAGAAATGAACTGCGCCATGCTAGTCAACTTAGTGACCAGAGCTGTCCAAGATATCAACTGCCAATGA